A stretch of Crossiella cryophila DNA encodes these proteins:
- a CDS encoding ABC transporter ATP-binding protein, whose product MPATTSSPNGALLLLRQLPRIAGTLTFVLFVLILGQVLGAVLLPLAAGRLVAALTGVEAAIFAGLALLAASLVLDVVLDPIRSMVTARLGTAVDAATAQRTIEGALRPRGIAHLDDPKVADAIEQARAIGVGSFPPREAVAALAGLIPLRLSGIAAAVLLGWAGAWWMPLVLGAAWMLTGHWQELEIRRSVSAHSGEVAQLRQAAYLRDLAITPAAAKEVRLFGLHSWLVAGFTRSWWAGMTELRRTSINKGKHSAAILLLLIGHAAVIGPLAFWAAAGELSPERLAVALQAMLGLFALGFAGDLQWTLHTASAAIPAARTVGALTDDIPAPALPRLVEGLPRQEIRFERVSFRYPGDTRPVLDELDLVLPAGSSLAIVGDNGAGKSTIAKLLAGLYRPDGGRILIDGHDLAEYDLTDWRRRLAVVFQDFVRYPLPVRDNIGFGAVETPVREAELITAARLGGFLGIEAELPKGWDTPLSGEFAEGADLSGGQWQRLALSRALYAVRHGAGVLVLDEPTAQLDVRAEHDLYARFLEITQDITTILVSHRFATVRLADRIAVLRDGRVSEYGTHAELLAADGRYARMFRVQSAPFAAAEGNGHA is encoded by the coding sequence GTGCCTGCCACCACCAGCAGCCCCAACGGGGCGTTGTTGCTCCTCCGCCAGTTGCCGCGGATCGCGGGCACGCTGACCTTTGTCCTGTTCGTCCTGATTCTCGGTCAGGTGCTGGGCGCCGTGCTGTTGCCGCTGGCCGCCGGGCGCCTGGTCGCCGCGCTCACCGGGGTGGAGGCCGCGATCTTCGCCGGGCTCGCCCTGCTGGCCGCCTCGCTGGTGCTGGACGTGGTGCTGGACCCGATCCGGTCCATGGTCACCGCGCGGCTGGGCACGGCGGTGGACGCGGCCACCGCGCAGCGCACCATCGAGGGCGCGTTGCGGCCGCGCGGCATCGCGCACCTGGACGACCCGAAGGTGGCCGATGCCATCGAGCAGGCGCGCGCGATCGGCGTCGGCAGCTTCCCGCCGCGCGAGGCGGTGGCCGCGCTGGCCGGGCTGATCCCGTTGCGGCTCAGCGGGATCGCCGCCGCGGTGCTGCTCGGCTGGGCCGGGGCCTGGTGGATGCCGCTGGTCCTGGGCGCGGCCTGGATGCTCACCGGGCACTGGCAGGAGCTGGAGATCCGGCGTTCGGTCTCGGCGCATTCCGGTGAGGTGGCCCAGCTCCGGCAGGCCGCCTACCTGCGCGATCTGGCGATCACCCCGGCCGCGGCCAAGGAGGTGCGGCTCTTCGGCCTGCACTCCTGGCTGGTGGCGGGGTTCACCAGGAGCTGGTGGGCCGGGATGACCGAACTGCGCCGCACCTCGATCAACAAGGGCAAGCACAGCGCGGCGATCCTGTTACTGCTGATCGGGCACGCCGCGGTGATCGGACCGCTGGCCTTCTGGGCCGCGGCCGGCGAGCTGTCCCCTGAGCGGCTGGCGGTGGCGCTGCAGGCGATGCTCGGCCTGTTCGCGCTGGGTTTCGCCGGTGATCTCCAGTGGACACTGCACACCGCGAGCGCGGCGATCCCGGCCGCGCGCACCGTCGGCGCGCTGACCGATGACATCCCGGCACCCGCCCTCCCGCGACTGGTGGAGGGCCTGCCGCGCCAGGAGATCCGGTTCGAGCGGGTGAGTTTCCGCTATCCCGGCGATACCCGGCCGGTGCTGGACGAGCTGGACCTGGTGCTGCCCGCGGGTTCCTCGCTGGCCATCGTCGGCGACAACGGCGCCGGCAAGTCCACCATCGCCAAACTGCTCGCCGGGCTGTACCGGCCGGATGGCGGCCGCATCCTGATCGACGGCCACGACCTGGCCGAATACGACCTCACCGACTGGCGGCGCAGGCTCGCGGTGGTGTTCCAGGACTTCGTCCGCTACCCGCTGCCGGTGCGCGACAACATCGGCTTCGGCGCGGTGGAGACGCCGGTCCGGGAGGCGGAGCTGATCACCGCGGCCCGGCTGGGCGGGTTCCTCGGCATCGAGGCCGAGCTGCCGAAGGGCTGGGACACCCCGCTGAGCGGGGAGTTCGCCGAGGGCGCCGACCTCTCCGGCGGGCAGTGGCAGCGGCTGGCGCTGAGCCGCGCGCTGTACGCGGTGCGGCACGGCGCAGGCGTGCTGGTGCTGGACGAACCGACCGCGCAACTCGACGTGCGCGCAGAGCACGACCTGTACGCCCGGTTCCTGGAGATCACCCAGGACATCACCACGATCCTGGTGTCGCACCGCTTCGCCACCGTCCGGCTGGCCGACCGCATCGCGGTGCTGCGGGACGGGCGGGTCAGCGAGTACGGCACCCATGCGGAGCTACTGGCCGCCGACGGGCGGTACGCGCGGATGTTCCGCGTGCAGTCCGCGCCGTTCGCCGCCGCCGAAGGGAATGGGCATGCGTAG
- a CDS encoding ATP-binding cassette domain-containing protein, producing the protein MRSSFAAIRLLVGTALRVDRPRALLVLILSPLLNMVAAAQAIGLQWLIDGAAGRSWGLAVWGGVLLAGVTVAVHQWAAISTDLRQTLQQRIGLELDRRLMTVCAGPGRIGHFQDPDFLDTAELLRQRRGEFSIAFAALVENANLLARFLAAAVVLTFAHPLLALLPLFVLPLAQANRWQAKLVNEAEQAGAAADRRRLSLFALATDAAAARELRLYRLGGEFAARHAAAFAEASGPRETARLKGALAVAGGWLIFAGALLTGLYLLARSVFEGTASAGAAVLVVLLATRLVGATTGLSWLLGWLRRSLHTIGLFVKLADHPKDTSTGGAAAVPERGDLVLSGVGFQYPGQSSPALTSVDLRLPAGSTVAVVGDNGAGKSTLVALLAGLHAPSHGVISFAGQDLAEVDPAVWQGRVTACFQDFCRFELFVRQSVGVGELTSLDDETAVRAALVAGGADGVVATLPAGLDTQLGKTHPEGTELSGGQWQKLALARARMRTAPALVLLDEPAAGLDPDSEAELLRRYLADRGPDSPITVVVSHRFSTVRQADLIVVLRDGRVTETGTHAGLLAEGGHYADMYALHAAAYVDGPPSAAERQVTA; encoded by the coding sequence ATGCGTAGCAGCTTCGCCGCGATCCGCCTGCTGGTCGGGACCGCGTTGCGGGTGGACCGGCCGAGGGCATTGCTGGTGCTGATCCTGTCCCCACTGCTCAACATGGTCGCCGCGGCGCAGGCGATCGGCCTGCAGTGGCTGATCGACGGGGCGGCCGGCCGGTCCTGGGGACTGGCCGTCTGGGGTGGGGTGCTGCTGGCCGGGGTCACCGTCGCGGTGCACCAGTGGGCCGCGATCAGCACCGACCTGCGGCAGACCCTGCAGCAGCGGATCGGCCTGGAGCTGGACCGGCGGCTGATGACGGTGTGCGCCGGACCTGGGCGGATCGGGCACTTCCAGGACCCGGACTTCCTGGACACCGCCGAGCTGCTCCGGCAGCGCCGCGGTGAGTTCAGCATCGCCTTCGCCGCGCTGGTGGAGAACGCGAACCTGCTGGCCAGGTTCCTGGCCGCGGCGGTGGTGCTGACCTTCGCGCATCCGCTGCTGGCGTTGCTGCCGCTGTTCGTGCTGCCGCTGGCGCAGGCCAACCGCTGGCAGGCCAAGCTGGTCAACGAGGCCGAGCAAGCCGGGGCTGCCGCGGACCGGCGGCGGTTGAGCCTGTTCGCGCTGGCCACCGACGCGGCGGCGGCCAGGGAGCTGCGGCTGTACCGGCTGGGCGGGGAGTTCGCGGCGCGGCACGCGGCGGCCTTCGCCGAGGCCAGCGGACCGAGGGAGACGGCCCGGCTCAAGGGCGCGCTGGCGGTGGCGGGCGGCTGGTTGATCTTCGCCGGGGCGTTGCTGACCGGGTTGTACCTGCTGGCGCGGTCGGTGTTCGAGGGCACGGCCTCGGCCGGGGCCGCGGTGCTGGTGGTGTTGCTGGCGACCAGGCTGGTCGGCGCGACCACCGGGCTGAGCTGGCTGCTCGGCTGGCTGCGGCGCTCGCTGCACACGATCGGGCTGTTCGTGAAGCTCGCCGATCATCCCAAGGACACCAGTACCGGTGGGGCCGCCGCGGTGCCGGAGCGTGGTGACCTGGTGCTGAGCGGGGTCGGGTTCCAGTACCCCGGCCAGTCCTCCCCCGCGCTGACCTCGGTGGACCTGCGGTTGCCCGCCGGGTCGACGGTGGCCGTGGTTGGCGACAACGGCGCGGGCAAGTCGACCCTGGTCGCGTTGCTGGCCGGGTTGCACGCCCCCTCGCACGGGGTGATCAGCTTCGCCGGGCAGGACCTGGCCGAGGTGGATCCGGCGGTGTGGCAGGGCAGGGTGACCGCGTGTTTCCAGGACTTCTGCCGGTTCGAGCTGTTCGTCAGGCAGAGCGTCGGCGTCGGCGAGCTGACCAGCCTGGACGACGAGACCGCGGTACGCGCCGCGCTGGTCGCCGGGGGTGCGGACGGGGTGGTGGCCACGCTGCCCGCCGGGCTGGACACCCAGCTCGGCAAGACCCACCCCGAGGGCACCGAGTTGTCCGGCGGGCAGTGGCAGAAGCTCGCGCTGGCCAGGGCGCGGATGCGCACGGCGCCCGCGCTGGTGCTGCTGGACGAGCCGGCCGCCGGGCTGGACCCGGACAGCGAGGCCGAACTGCTGCGCCGCTACCTGGCCGATCGCGGCCCGGACAGTCCGATCACGGTGGTCGTCTCGCACCGGTTCAGCACGGTGCGCCAGGCCGATCTGATCGTGGTGCTGCGGGACGGGCGGGTCACCGAGACCGGGACCCACGCCGGCCTGCTGGCCGAGGGCGGGCACTACGCGGACATGTACGCGCTGCACGCCGCGGCCTATGTGGACGGTCCGCCGTCAGCGGCGGAACGGCAGGTCACGGCGTGA
- a CDS encoding tautomerase family protein: protein MPHFAVRVLEESLDRRVESGLITELTEAVVRVYGERARELVVVELLGVPRRRWAVGGAVVRGNPVEVVLHMREHALRLPDIGDLPARLISAITDGVVAVLGEAARAGVGVRVAGVPAGRSGVGGVVV, encoded by the coding sequence ATGCCTCACTTCGCCGTGCGCGTGCTGGAGGAGAGCCTGGACCGGCGGGTCGAGTCGGGGCTGATCACCGAGCTGACCGAGGCGGTGGTCCGGGTTTACGGGGAGCGGGCGCGGGAACTGGTCGTGGTGGAGTTGCTCGGGGTGCCGCGGCGGCGATGGGCGGTGGGTGGCGCGGTGGTGCGCGGGAATCCGGTCGAGGTCGTGCTGCACATGCGGGAGCACGCGTTGCGGCTGCCGGATATCGGGGACCTGCCCGCGCGGTTGATCTCCGCGATCACCGACGGGGTGGTGGCGGTGCTCGGCGAGGCGGCCAGGGCCGGGGTGGGGGTGCGGGTGGCGGGGGTGCCCGCCGGGCGGTCCGGGGTCGGCGGAGTGGTTGTTTAG
- a CDS encoding SIP domain-containing protein, with amino-acid sequence MTEPLVAHIRVTEVRRLSPHLTRVSFTGPGLENLEIWPDQQLKLCFPRPGQTEPVLPEPQADGDAMRWYQAYLAIPAAERAVMRSYTVRAYHPESATIDVDFVLHGNESGPATAWAAGARVGDVLGRYGPDAQYARPLGESDWLLLAGDQTALPAIATLLASLPAGKKALVYLEVPDAAEEQQLDSAAEIEVHWVHRTGPEVLLNAVRAAKFPSGNGFAWLAGEAGAVRALRRHLVTERGMSKRAIEFSGYWRLKLTQDDAPTEEELAEIQERLDPNAFEQSYAEGATPWVIGEPQPVMLDLAARGEFRGAVLDAGCGDGWHTIELTRLGHDVLGVDYAPRAIAQARTNAIRAQVPARFELADALDLGEQPQYDTVLDSALFHVFGNRDRPAYVRSLHRVCRPGAVVHLLALSDKGPGYGPEISDSVIRTAFAEGWVIEELIDSQYRGVVGRNADGGNQLGDLPAWLARIRRV; translated from the coding sequence ATGACCGAACCGCTCGTCGCGCACATCCGGGTCACCGAGGTCCGGCGGCTCAGCCCGCACCTGACGCGGGTGAGTTTCACCGGCCCCGGCCTGGAGAATCTGGAGATCTGGCCGGACCAGCAGCTGAAACTGTGCTTCCCGCGGCCCGGCCAGACCGAGCCGGTGCTGCCCGAACCGCAGGCCGACGGGGACGCGATGCGCTGGTACCAGGCGTATCTGGCCATCCCGGCGGCCGAGCGCGCGGTCATGCGCAGTTACACCGTGCGGGCCTACCACCCGGAGTCCGCCACCATCGATGTCGATTTTGTGTTGCACGGCAACGAGAGTGGCCCGGCCACGGCCTGGGCGGCCGGGGCGCGGGTCGGCGATGTGCTGGGCAGGTACGGTCCGGACGCGCAGTACGCCCGCCCGCTCGGCGAGTCCGACTGGCTGCTCCTCGCCGGTGACCAGACCGCCCTGCCCGCCATCGCCACCCTGCTGGCATCCCTGCCGGCGGGGAAGAAGGCGTTGGTGTACCTGGAAGTGCCGGACGCCGCCGAGGAACAACAGCTCGACTCGGCGGCCGAGATCGAGGTGCACTGGGTGCATCGCACCGGTCCGGAGGTGCTGCTGAACGCGGTGCGCGCCGCGAAGTTCCCCTCTGGCAACGGGTTCGCCTGGCTGGCGGGGGAGGCAGGCGCGGTTCGCGCGCTGCGCCGCCACCTGGTGACCGAGCGGGGAATGTCCAAGCGCGCCATCGAGTTCAGCGGCTACTGGCGGTTGAAACTCACCCAGGACGACGCGCCGACCGAGGAGGAGCTGGCCGAGATCCAGGAACGCCTCGACCCGAACGCCTTCGAGCAGTCCTACGCCGAGGGCGCCACGCCCTGGGTGATCGGCGAACCGCAGCCGGTGATGCTGGACCTGGCCGCTCGCGGGGAGTTCCGGGGTGCGGTGCTGGACGCGGGTTGCGGGGACGGCTGGCACACCATCGAGCTGACCCGCCTCGGGCACGACGTGCTCGGCGTGGACTACGCGCCGAGGGCGATCGCGCAGGCCAGGACCAACGCGATCAGGGCCCAGGTGCCAGCCCGGTTCGAGCTGGCCGACGCGCTGGACCTGGGTGAGCAGCCGCAGTACGACACGGTGCTGGACAGCGCGCTGTTCCACGTCTTCGGCAACCGGGACCGGCCTGCCTACGTCCGCAGCCTGCACCGGGTCTGCCGGCCGGGTGCGGTGGTGCACCTGCTCGCGTTGTCGGACAAGGGACCCGGCTACGGCCCGGAGATCAGCGACTCGGTGATCCGGACCGCCTTCGCCGAGGGCTGGGTGATCGAGGAGCTGATCGACAGCCAGTACCGCGGCGTGGTCGGGCGCAACGCCGACGGCGGCAATCAGCTCGGCGACCTGCCGGCCTGGCTGGCCCGGATCCGCCGGGTGTGA
- the rnhA gene encoding ribonuclease HI: protein MDVENVVEIYTDGACIPNPGPGGWGAVLRYGRHEKEICGGEPGVTTNNRMELMAPISALEGLTRPSVVHIHTDSTYVRNGITSWMAKWEKNGWIGSNKQPVKNVDLWQRLGAAAARHQRVEWFWVKGHAGHPENERADRLALKGLQEAVAGASG from the coding sequence GTGGACGTCGAGAACGTGGTGGAGATTTACACCGATGGGGCCTGCATTCCCAATCCCGGGCCCGGCGGGTGGGGGGCGGTGTTGCGTTATGGGCGCCACGAGAAGGAGATCTGCGGGGGCGAGCCGGGGGTTACCACGAACAACCGGATGGAGTTGATGGCGCCGATCAGTGCGCTGGAAGGGCTTACCCGGCCGTCCGTGGTGCATATCCACACCGACAGCACCTATGTGCGCAATGGCATCACCTCGTGGATGGCCAAGTGGGAGAAGAACGGCTGGATCGGGTCGAACAAGCAGCCGGTGAAGAACGTGGATCTGTGGCAACGACTGGGGGCGGCCGCGGCCCGGCATCAACGGGTGGAGTGGTTCTGGGTGAAGGGGCACGCGGGGCATCCGGAGAACGAGCGGGCGGATCGGTTGGCGCTCAAGGGGTTGCAGGAGGCGGTGGCGGGGGCATCCGGGTGA
- a CDS encoding MarR family transcriptional regulator: MSTGDERPTELTVEDGIRELLVLMPRLVGRAKRIPVPPEIQSLALAPRHLSLLSHLLFDGALTVNELAARLEVAPTTVSLMVGELSRKGVLERREDEGDRRRRIITISAGSRAGISAWLARGAEAWRGALGPLSAAERGVFVRTLLAYEAGMTEESG, from the coding sequence ATGTCAACCGGGGACGAGCGACCCACCGAACTGACCGTCGAGGACGGCATCCGCGAACTGCTGGTGCTGATGCCCCGCCTGGTCGGCCGCGCCAAACGCATCCCGGTCCCCCCGGAAATCCAGTCCCTGGCGCTCGCCCCCCGCCACCTGTCCCTGCTCTCGCACCTGCTGTTCGACGGCGCGCTGACGGTGAACGAGCTGGCCGCGCGACTGGAGGTGGCGCCGACGACGGTGAGCCTGATGGTCGGCGAGCTGAGCCGGAAGGGGGTGCTGGAGCGGCGGGAGGACGAGGGGGATCGGCGGCGGCGGATCATCACGATCAGCGCGGGGAGCCGGGCGGGGATCAGCGCTTGGCTGGCTCGGGGGGCGGAGGCGTGGCGGGGGGCGCTGGGGCCGTTGAGCGCGGCGGAGCGGGGGGTGTTCGTGCGGACGTTGCTGGCTTATGAGGCGGGGATGACGGAGGAGTCGGGGTGA
- a CDS encoding LuxR C-terminal-related transcriptional regulator gives MTPGLNAAKFVVREKELEQALGALLAGRGMVIVGPVGVGRTAFLAAVAARLNASRYAVVWTSATEASRELPFGAFTGLLGVTEQVSQGGLVGALLRRAEGRTPVLVIDDAHYLDPASAALALGLAHEREVRLLITARPDAPMPDAVVALWKDRYLRRLDLEPFGLDGTTRLVRALLDGVAAGPTVRLLHGWTGGNPLFLTELVRHALATGRLVTEGGLWWWRGALSVPPRLAELFDGWLRGLDHAQRDALAAVALGEPLPLALLDAVAPGVVESLEERGLLRSADGDGRIVVRPAQRMLGAALRHRLPGLRRRRLCAELLTAGADAVDPVQRARWQLDADHPPEPGTLLRAAALTCRHDPELAARLARRALERTDLAAPVLAAALVELGDPDQARQVLRNAGPRARLALAAHRCWAERDPSGAHADLSALPGAAAAGLDALVLLFAGRTAEAEQTAAEALRAHGPGLASARLAHLLARVLAGRTAAAAAVAPRTGDELAGYALARLWRGEDVRLPLGDLAFGRLPHAPGSAAARHIAEAGLPDTEWSLLSGYAHTLAGEPDLAVARLREAVVQQNGGHRLFRTEAASWLAMALLAQRRPADAAAVLAAHPPDAIALLPGLSDQATGALAAARGDLPGALAAYSSAAATARSAGAHTLELTALTELRWLAPGASPDRLAALLTSVDAPRLAAEAAAALAVSRGDPGELLEHAAHLEKLGLTDRAARLAEAASSTGGDRRGEAVLLVSRLRGHAAVAVTGSVALTPREMEIAALAADGRSDREVARALGLSVRTVQSHLARIYRKLGVHSRRDLPFRR, from the coding sequence ATGACTCCGGGGCTGAACGCGGCGAAGTTCGTGGTGCGGGAAAAGGAGCTGGAACAGGCCCTCGGCGCTTTGCTGGCGGGCCGGGGGATGGTGATCGTCGGCCCGGTCGGGGTCGGCCGGACCGCGTTCCTCGCGGCGGTGGCCGCGCGGCTCAACGCCAGCCGGTACGCGGTGGTGTGGACCTCGGCCACCGAGGCCAGCCGTGAGCTGCCGTTCGGGGCGTTCACCGGACTGCTCGGCGTGACCGAGCAGGTGTCCCAGGGCGGGCTGGTCGGCGCGTTGCTGCGGCGGGCCGAGGGGCGCACGCCGGTGCTGGTCATCGACGACGCGCACTACCTCGACCCGGCCTCGGCCGCGCTCGCCCTCGGCCTCGCGCACGAGCGGGAGGTGCGGCTGCTGATCACCGCCCGCCCGGACGCGCCCATGCCGGACGCCGTCGTGGCCCTCTGGAAAGACCGCTACCTGCGCAGACTCGATCTGGAACCGTTCGGCCTCGACGGCACCACCCGGCTGGTGCGCGCGCTGCTGGACGGGGTGGCCGCCGGACCCACCGTGCGCCTGCTGCACGGCTGGACCGGCGGCAATCCGCTGTTCCTCACCGAACTCGTCCGGCACGCGCTGGCCACCGGCCGCCTGGTCACCGAGGGCGGACTGTGGTGGTGGCGCGGCGCGCTGAGCGTGCCGCCGCGGCTGGCCGAACTCTTCGACGGCTGGCTGCGCGGCCTGGACCACGCCCAGCGGGACGCGCTGGCCGCCGTCGCGCTCGGCGAGCCACTGCCACTGGCCCTGCTGGACGCGGTCGCGCCCGGCGTGGTGGAAAGCCTGGAGGAGCGCGGACTGCTGCGCAGCGCGGACGGCGACGGCCGGATCGTGGTGCGCCCCGCGCAACGCATGCTCGGCGCCGCCCTGCGGCACCGGCTGCCCGGACTGCGCCGGCGCAGGCTGTGCGCCGAACTGCTCACCGCCGGCGCGGACGCGGTGGACCCGGTGCAGCGGGCCCGCTGGCAACTCGACGCCGACCACCCGCCCGAACCCGGCACCCTGCTCCGCGCGGCCGCGCTGACCTGTCGGCACGACCCGGAACTGGCCGCCAGGCTGGCCCGCCGGGCCCTGGAACGCACCGACCTGGCCGCGCCCGTGCTGGCCGCCGCCCTGGTCGAACTCGGCGACCCCGACCAGGCCCGCCAGGTGCTGCGCAACGCCGGACCGCGGGCCCGGCTCGCGCTGGCCGCGCACCGCTGCTGGGCCGAACGCGATCCATCGGGCGCGCACGCCGACCTGAGCGCCCTGCCCGGAGCGGCCGCCGCCGGACTCGACGCGCTGGTCCTGCTCTTCGCCGGCCGCACCGCCGAGGCCGAGCAGACCGCGGCCGAAGCCCTGCGCGCGCACGGTCCCGGACTCGCCTCGGCCCGGCTGGCACACCTGCTCGCCCGGGTACTGGCCGGGCGGACCGCCGCGGCCGCCGCCGTCGCCCCGCGGACCGGGGACGAGCTGGCCGGGTACGCGCTGGCCCGGTTGTGGCGCGGCGAGGACGTCCGGCTGCCGCTGGGCGATCTGGCCTTCGGCAGGCTGCCGCACGCACCCGGCAGCGCGGCCGCCCGGCACATCGCCGAGGCCGGGCTGCCCGACACCGAATGGTCCCTGCTCAGCGGCTACGCGCACACCCTGGCCGGGGAACCGGACCTGGCGGTGGCCCGGCTGCGGGAGGCCGTGGTCCAGCAGAACGGCGGCCACCGGCTCTTCCGCACCGAGGCGGCCTCCTGGCTGGCCATGGCCCTGCTCGCCCAGCGCAGACCGGCCGACGCCGCGGCCGTGCTCGCCGCGCACCCACCCGATGCCATCGCCCTGCTGCCCGGCCTGTCCGACCAGGCCACCGGCGCCCTCGCCGCCGCCCGCGGCGACCTGCCCGGCGCCCTCGCCGCCTACAGCTCGGCCGCCGCGACCGCCCGGTCGGCGGGCGCGCACACCCTGGAACTGACCGCGCTGACCGAACTGCGCTGGCTCGCCCCCGGCGCCTCGCCCGACCGGCTGGCCGCCCTGCTGACCAGCGTCGACGCTCCGAGACTGGCCGCGGAGGCGGCCGCCGCATTGGCGGTGAGCCGGGGCGATCCGGGCGAACTGCTCGAGCACGCCGCCCACCTGGAGAAACTCGGCCTGACCGACCGGGCCGCCCGCCTGGCCGAGGCCGCCTCCAGCACCGGCGGCGACCGCAGGGGAGAAGCGGTGCTGCTGGTCAGCAGACTGCGCGGGCACGCGGCGGTGGCCGTCACCGGCTCGGTCGCACTCACCCCGAGGGAGATGGAGATCGCCGCGCTGGCCGCGGACGGCCGCTCCGACCGCGAGGTGGCCAGGGCGCTCGGCCTTTCCGTGCGCACGGTGCAGAGCCACCTGGCCCGGATCTACCGCAAACTCGGCGTGCACTCACGCCGTGACCTGCCGTTCCGCCGCTGA
- a CDS encoding UvrD-helicase domain-containing protein, with amino-acid sequence MARRAGVVLAERAPGLDAVTRRVLTALLARTASGARLLVRPEPVAGQPVAFLVAARGVFAVLVRERVPEDAELGQVVIHAEQACAGIAGPRGQVLARSAVHLAVVLGGDAGPPRERRLGWVLTEAQVPELFRRDAAHLDRALVDSVAGQLVERLPAYLDLRVSVPEKASAGEGLLGLAEVTEDQVGAAQLRPFESWLTFLHPQQQAVAVRNYSGPARISGPAGTGKTVVALHRLRFLARRSTGPLLFTTFVRTLPLVHKASFARLAPELVERVEFTNLHAWAREFLRARGHEVLVRSSSAETAFSRAWVAHRLTLQDIEDVGYWRTEIDRVIQGRGVSSLAEYQRTPRRGRVRRLDGAQRELVWALFQSYQRNLAERGLHDHNDLIALALAELRREPPQRPYAAVVVDEVQDITLMGLRLLRELAGDGPNRLLLVGDGQQQVYPGGWRLSDAGIPVQGRGEILRVNYRNRAKVLGFAQRFDATNQVDDLDGAAGVGLREVESANAGGKIESWRGPEAELGAALRTALAGSSVPHGRTAVIVFQRKDLDRCTALLRSAGIPLLRLDDYLGAEDDRVKVGTVHRAKGLDFQAVLVVEFSARPEEDEEQRELRGRQQLVAATRARDFLWWGTAEAG; translated from the coding sequence GTGGCGCGCCGGGCGGGGGTTGTGCTGGCGGAGCGGGCTCCTGGGCTGGACGCGGTCACCCGGCGGGTGCTGACCGCGTTGCTGGCCAGGACCGCGAGTGGGGCCCGGTTGCTGGTACGGCCGGAACCTGTCGCGGGGCAGCCGGTGGCGTTCCTGGTGGCGGCTCGTGGGGTGTTCGCGGTGCTGGTCAGGGAGCGGGTGCCGGAGGACGCGGAGCTGGGGCAGGTCGTCATCCACGCCGAGCAGGCGTGCGCCGGGATCGCGGGGCCGCGCGGGCAGGTGCTGGCGCGCAGTGCGGTGCACCTGGCGGTGGTGCTGGGCGGCGACGCGGGGCCGCCGCGGGAACGGCGGCTGGGCTGGGTGCTGACCGAGGCCCAGGTGCCGGAGTTGTTCCGGCGGGACGCCGCGCATCTGGACCGGGCGCTGGTCGATTCCGTTGCGGGGCAACTGGTCGAGCGGTTGCCGGCGTACCTGGACCTGCGGGTTTCCGTGCCGGAGAAGGCTTCCGCCGGTGAGGGGTTGCTGGGACTGGCGGAGGTCACCGAGGATCAGGTGGGGGCGGCGCAGTTGCGGCCGTTCGAGAGCTGGCTGACCTTCCTGCACCCGCAGCAGCAGGCGGTGGCGGTCCGGAACTACAGCGGACCGGCCCGGATCAGCGGGCCGGCCGGCACCGGCAAGACCGTGGTGGCCTTGCACCGGTTGCGGTTCCTGGCCCGGCGCAGCACCGGACCACTGCTGTTCACCACCTTCGTGCGCACACTTCCGTTGGTGCACAAGGCTTCCTTCGCCCGGCTCGCGCCGGAGCTGGTGGAGCGGGTGGAGTTCACCAACCTGCACGCCTGGGCGCGGGAGTTCCTGCGGGCACGCGGGCATGAGGTGCTGGTGCGGTCGAGTTCGGCGGAGACCGCGTTCAGCCGGGCCTGGGTGGCGCACCGGTTGACGTTGCAGGACATCGAGGACGTCGGCTACTGGCGGACCGAAATCGATCGGGTGATCCAGGGCCGGGGCGTGAGCAGCCTGGCCGAGTACCAGCGGACGCCGCGGCGCGGGCGGGTGCGGCGGCTGGACGGCGCGCAGCGGGAACTGGTGTGGGCGTTGTTCCAGAGCTACCAGCGCAATCTGGCCGAGCGCGGGCTGCACGACCACAACGACCTGATCGCGCTCGCCCTGGCCGAACTGCGCCGGGAACCACCGCAGCGGCCCTACGCCGCGGTGGTGGTGGACGAGGTGCAGGACATCACGCTGATGGGGCTGCGGCTGTTGCGGGAGCTGGCCGGGGACGGGCCGAACCGGTTGCTGCTGGTCGGCGACGGGCAGCAGCAGGTGTACCCGGGTGGCTGGCGGCTCTCCGACGCGGGCATCCCGGTGCAGGGGCGCGGCGAGATCCTGCGGGTGAACTACCGCAACCGGGCCAAGGTGCTGGGGTTCGCGCAGCGGTTCGACGCGACCAACCAGGTGGACGATCTGGACGGGGCGGCCGGGGTCGGGCTGCGCGAGGTGGAGTCGGCCAACGCCGGTGGCAAGATCGAGTCCTGGCGGGGTCCGGAGGCGGAACTGGGTGCGGCGCTGCGGACGGCGCTGGCCGGTTCGTCCGTCCCGCATGGCCGGACGGCGGTGATCGTGTTCCAGCGCAAGGATCTGGACCGCTGCACCGCGTTGCTGCGCTCGGCCGGGATTCCGTTGCTGCGCCTGGACGATTACCTGGGTGCGGAGGACGACCGGGTCAAGGTGGGCACGGTGCACCGGGCCAAGGGACTGGATTTCCAGGCGGTGCTGGTGGTCGAGTTCAGCGCCCGGCCCGAGGAGGACGAGGAGCAGCGGGAACTGCGCGGGCGGCAGCAACTCGTCGCGGCGACCAGGGCGCGGGACTTCCTGTGGTGGGGCACCGCCGAGGCCGGGTGA